In the genome of Gordonia rubripertincta, one region contains:
- the soxR gene encoding redox-sensitive transcriptional activator SoxR, translating into MTLKRLELSVGELAQRAGIAPSAVRFYEEQGLIFSRRTAGNQRRYHRAMLRRVAFIRASQVAGIPLSVIGEVLAELGHHESPSKSMWEAASKRWVDDINHRISLLENMRDMMGSCVGCGCLSLVECHLLNPGDELNKLGPGPRRLMGE; encoded by the coding sequence ATGACGCTGAAGAGACTCGAGCTCTCGGTCGGGGAGCTCGCGCAGCGGGCGGGCATCGCGCCGTCGGCGGTCCGGTTCTACGAGGAGCAGGGCCTGATCTTCAGCCGGCGGACCGCCGGCAACCAGCGGCGCTACCACCGGGCGATGCTGCGCCGGGTCGCTTTCATCCGGGCCTCGCAGGTCGCCGGCATCCCGCTGTCGGTGATCGGCGAGGTGCTCGCCGAACTCGGCCACCACGAATCCCCGTCGAAGTCGATGTGGGAGGCGGCGTCGAAGCGCTGGGTGGACGACATCAATCACCGCATCTCACTGCTGGAGAACATGCGCGACATGATGGGGTCGTGCGTCGGGTGTGGTTGCCTGTCGCTCGTCGAATGCCACCTGCTCAACCCCGGAGACGAACTGAACAAACTCGGTCCCGGCCCCCGTCGCCTCATGGGCGAGTGA
- a CDS encoding 4Fe-4S binding protein, with protein MPHVVTQACCGDASCVYACPVNCIHPTPEEPDFGIAEMLYIDPATCVDCGACVSACPVGAIVPGHRLPEGQERFAEVNAAQYRETVDGAARFPVDPARRLPLAPIDRPRQLAVDAKVSIGIVGSGPSAMYAADELLRQPQVSVTMYERLDRPFGLARFGVAPDHLHTRKVMRLFDDIARNPNLEILLDTEVGRDITLDDLRSRHQGVIWAGGAPTDKTLDLPGIDQAGVTSATSFVGWYNGHPDFTDLDVDLSTDRVVVIGNGNVALDVARILVADPAALADTSISPAALAALAESSVREVVVLGRRGPAHAAFTLPELIGLVDSGVAVTVDPADLESAQVDGELDATIRAKLDILAECAAAEPKGRRIRLAFFGSPLEVTGDHGRATGVVVGRNRLTVDDADVVTGIEPTGETTTVDAGLVLTSVGYRGVAVPGLPFDDATGVIPHRAGRVMDGGQPVPGVYVTGWIKRGPSGFIGTNKTDSAETVASLLTDLETGALSDRLIDHGARIPAHHRARRFVRSAGRRRGGVA; from the coding sequence ATGCCTCACGTCGTCACCCAGGCGTGCTGCGGCGACGCGTCGTGCGTTTACGCATGCCCCGTCAACTGCATCCACCCCACCCCGGAAGAGCCGGATTTCGGCATCGCCGAGATGCTCTACATCGACCCGGCGACCTGCGTCGACTGCGGCGCCTGCGTCAGCGCCTGCCCCGTCGGCGCCATCGTTCCCGGCCACCGGCTGCCCGAGGGCCAGGAGCGGTTCGCGGAGGTCAACGCCGCGCAGTACCGCGAAACCGTCGACGGGGCAGCACGTTTCCCGGTTGACCCCGCGCGCCGGCTGCCGCTCGCCCCGATCGACCGGCCACGTCAGCTCGCGGTCGACGCAAAGGTGTCGATCGGCATCGTCGGGTCGGGTCCGTCGGCGATGTACGCCGCCGACGAACTACTGCGGCAGCCCCAGGTGTCGGTGACCATGTACGAGCGCCTCGACCGGCCGTTCGGCCTCGCACGCTTCGGCGTCGCCCCGGATCACCTGCACACCCGCAAGGTGATGCGCCTGTTCGACGACATCGCACGCAACCCGAACCTGGAAATCCTGCTCGACACCGAGGTGGGACGCGACATCACACTCGACGACCTGCGGTCCCGCCACCAGGGCGTCATCTGGGCCGGCGGCGCCCCCACCGACAAGACGCTGGACCTGCCGGGGATCGATCAGGCGGGTGTCACCTCTGCCACGTCGTTCGTCGGTTGGTACAACGGCCATCCGGACTTCACCGACCTCGACGTCGACCTGTCCACCGACCGCGTGGTGGTCATCGGCAACGGCAACGTCGCGCTCGACGTCGCTCGTATCCTCGTCGCCGACCCGGCGGCACTCGCCGACACGTCCATCTCGCCGGCCGCGCTGGCCGCGCTGGCCGAATCGTCGGTGCGCGAGGTGGTCGTGCTGGGACGACGCGGACCCGCCCACGCCGCGTTCACCCTGCCCGAGCTGATCGGGCTCGTCGATTCGGGTGTCGCGGTGACCGTGGATCCCGCCGATCTCGAATCCGCCCAGGTGGACGGCGAACTCGACGCCACCATCCGCGCCAAGCTCGACATCCTGGCCGAGTGCGCCGCCGCCGAACCGAAGGGGCGTCGAATCCGCTTGGCGTTCTTCGGTTCTCCGCTCGAGGTGACGGGCGACCACGGACGCGCGACCGGCGTCGTCGTGGGCCGCAACCGCCTGACGGTCGACGATGCGGATGTCGTGACCGGGATCGAACCCACCGGTGAGACCACCACCGTCGACGCCGGACTCGTGCTGACCTCGGTCGGTTACCGCGGGGTCGCCGTGCCCGGTCTGCCGTTCGACGACGCGACCGGAGTCATCCCGCACCGCGCCGGCCGGGTCATGGACGGTGGGCAACCGGTGCCGGGCGTCTACGTGACCGGGTGGATCAAGCGCGGACCGTCGGGCTTCATCGGGACCAACAAGACCGACTCCGCGGAGACGGTGGCGTCGTTGCTCACCGATCTCGAGACCGGTGCACTCTCCGATAGATTGATCGACCATGGGGCCCGCATACCAGCGCACCACCGTGCGCGCCGATTTGTCCGCTCTGCCGGCCGACGTCGCGGCGGCGTTGCGTGA
- a CDS encoding AurF N-oxygenase family protein, producing MTKALTNPNSMHTAGDGPARYIPEHDKSGGEQDYGQVLDDLSSASVHRNFDPYVDIDWDAPHMAITENDPRWILSYEVDPIGRHPWYQQLPQSKQIEIGKWRQANVAKVGLQFESVLIRGLMQYSFKLPNGAREFRYTTHESKEECNHTLMFQEFVNRVGMDVPGAKVGYRLISPFVPLVSTVFPIVFFFGVLGGEEPIDHIQKDFLRTRARLHPTMAAVMQLHVAEEARHISFAHHFIREQVPQRNRFQRFLLSLMLPLTMRTLCSAIVVPPRSFAKEFDVPREVMKDIFWRSEESKRFLRNVFGDVRMLADQSGLMNPVSRLLWRALGISGRPSRFRSEPTYTAA from the coding sequence ATGACCAAAGCATTGACGAATCCGAACTCCATGCACACCGCCGGCGACGGCCCGGCCCGCTACATTCCCGAACACGACAAATCAGGCGGCGAACAGGACTACGGACAGGTGCTCGACGACCTGTCCTCGGCCTCGGTTCACCGGAACTTCGATCCCTACGTGGACATCGACTGGGATGCGCCGCACATGGCGATCACGGAGAACGATCCGCGCTGGATCCTCTCCTACGAGGTCGACCCGATCGGCCGTCATCCCTGGTACCAGCAGCTCCCGCAGAGCAAGCAGATCGAGATCGGCAAGTGGCGTCAGGCCAACGTCGCCAAGGTCGGCCTGCAGTTCGAGTCCGTGCTGATCCGCGGCCTGATGCAGTACAGCTTCAAACTCCCCAACGGCGCACGCGAATTCCGGTACACCACGCACGAATCCAAGGAGGAGTGCAACCACACCCTGATGTTCCAGGAGTTCGTGAACCGCGTGGGCATGGACGTGCCCGGCGCAAAGGTCGGGTACCGCCTGATCTCGCCGTTCGTCCCGCTGGTCTCGACGGTGTTCCCGATCGTCTTCTTCTTCGGCGTACTCGGCGGCGAAGAGCCGATCGACCACATCCAGAAGGACTTCCTCCGGACCCGTGCCCGCCTGCACCCGACGATGGCCGCGGTCATGCAGCTGCATGTCGCCGAAGAGGCGCGGCACATCTCGTTCGCCCATCACTTCATCCGCGAGCAGGTCCCGCAGCGCAACCGCTTCCAGCGTTTCCTGCTGTCGCTCATGCTGCCGCTGACCATGCGCACCCTGTGCAGCGCGATCGTGGTTCCGCCGCGTTCCTTCGCCAAGGAGTTCGACGTCCCGCGCGAGGTCATGAAGGACATCTTCTGGCGGTCCGAGGAGTCGAAGCGCTTCCTGCGCAACGTCTTCGGCGACGTCCGCATGCTCGCCGACCAGAGCGGGCTGATGAACCCGGTGTCGCGCCTGCTGTGGCGTGCGCTCGGGATCAGCGGCCGCCCTTCGCGTTTCCGCAGCGAGCCGACCTACACGGCCGCCTGA
- a CDS encoding FHA domain-containing protein has translation MTIPGDIPSVTPTVTLIPGAGIVIRKPAFLCLISDTVPAAFITDLLDVESAVSVPDSAPRRGRHLVRALAQLVLTADEQIDIAFAAPDNVGIAIFMSGRVYGETDGKRIEPPPGDTYDKAIPWPSEGLGLYLEGTVPAEVGEERFDLVDGVVPASGTLLHTPLGLRGTEFHPLPVSTQAPAPEPEPEPAREPERKPEPAASADPFADFPSRSASPPLPVPEPDPMGTTERMRPDVAEPLPFTSTPLGGTPVGQPEPLPTDPMPAAHAAQPNPFAEPLEPRAPLPKEEHQRPATEVVKIEASRAKVHGIRCSRGHLNHPQSWLCGVCGIRMDQLTTFLVEGERPPLGWLLLDNGFTFLLDEDLVIGREPGSSGGGRAGSPKPIRVQDETGQLSRRHVEIRLVEWTVQLVDLGSANGTFVADPSSGNREVRLLPHRPHVLVPGSHVRIGGRHFIFESHHARI, from the coding sequence GTGACCATCCCGGGTGACATCCCGAGCGTGACCCCGACGGTGACGCTGATCCCCGGTGCCGGGATCGTGATCCGCAAGCCGGCGTTCCTCTGCCTGATCTCCGACACCGTGCCCGCCGCGTTCATCACCGACCTGCTCGACGTCGAATCCGCGGTGTCCGTACCGGATTCGGCACCCCGGCGCGGCCGCCATCTGGTCCGCGCGCTGGCACAGCTCGTGCTCACCGCCGATGAGCAGATCGACATCGCCTTCGCCGCACCCGACAACGTGGGGATCGCGATCTTCATGTCGGGGCGGGTCTACGGGGAGACCGACGGCAAGCGCATCGAACCGCCACCCGGCGACACCTACGACAAGGCCATCCCGTGGCCGTCCGAGGGACTCGGCCTGTACCTCGAGGGCACCGTGCCGGCCGAGGTCGGCGAGGAACGTTTCGACCTGGTCGACGGTGTCGTGCCCGCCTCGGGGACATTGCTGCACACACCGCTCGGTTTGCGCGGCACCGAATTCCATCCGCTACCCGTCTCGACTCAGGCCCCGGCGCCCGAGCCCGAGCCCGAACCGGCACGCGAGCCTGAGCGAAAGCCGGAGCCCGCGGCGTCGGCGGACCCGTTCGCCGACTTCCCGTCCCGGTCGGCGTCTCCGCCCCTGCCTGTTCCCGAACCCGATCCGATGGGGACGACCGAGCGGATGCGTCCGGACGTCGCCGAACCTCTGCCGTTCACGTCGACCCCGCTCGGCGGGACACCGGTCGGGCAACCGGAGCCGCTCCCGACCGATCCGATGCCGGCCGCACATGCTGCGCAACCGAACCCGTTCGCCGAACCCCTCGAACCGCGCGCCCCGCTGCCGAAGGAGGAGCATCAGCGTCCCGCGACCGAGGTCGTCAAGATCGAGGCGTCGCGGGCGAAGGTGCATGGAATCCGATGCTCGCGAGGACATCTCAACCATCCACAGTCCTGGTTGTGCGGCGTCTGCGGCATCCGGATGGATCAGCTCACAACCTTCCTGGTGGAAGGGGAGCGCCCGCCGCTGGGGTGGCTGCTGCTCGACAACGGCTTCACCTTCCTGCTCGACGAGGATTTGGTCATCGGTCGCGAACCCGGATCGTCCGGTGGCGGACGGGCGGGGTCCCCGAAGCCGATCCGGGTGCAGGACGAGACGGGACAGCTGTCGCGCCGCCATGTCGAGATCCGGTTGGTCGAGTGGACCGTCCAGCTCGTCGACCTCGGCTCGGCGAACGGTACGTTCGTCGCCGATCCGAGCAGCGGGAACCGGGAGGTGCGCCTGCTCCCGCACCGCCCCCACGTCCTGGTCCCGGGGTCGCATGTCCGAATCGGGGGACGCCACTTCATCTTCGAGTCGCACCATGCGCGGATCTGA
- a CDS encoding patatin-like phospholipase family protein encodes MARPSRVALALGSGGARGYAHIGVIAELEARGFEIVTVAGSSMGALVGGLYCAGKLDDYVDWISGLSQLDVVRLLDVSLTKPGVIGAERILTRVREILGDTVIEDLPIPFTAIATDLSAGRAVWFQRGNLADALRASIAIPGVISPHEHKGRLLADGGILDPLPVAPTSGVPSDVTIGVIIGSDGGPETGASRQPKAKGLLRRNVAPILDNEFVRSVRDRFGSETGDPAETGSANAEVATDGADEVAPAAVPDEEGAVLVDTAAVSPDTADEPQRMGRVEVLSRSLDIMQDALTRYQVAGYPPDVLIRVPRRTVRTLDFHKATEMIDLGRELTAKALDELPELP; translated from the coding sequence ATGGCTCGACCGTCGCGCGTGGCGCTGGCTCTGGGAAGTGGCGGCGCTCGCGGGTACGCGCACATCGGCGTGATCGCCGAGCTCGAGGCACGCGGGTTCGAGATCGTCACGGTGGCCGGATCATCCATGGGTGCGCTGGTCGGTGGCCTGTACTGCGCGGGCAAGCTCGACGACTACGTCGACTGGATCTCGGGCCTGTCCCAGCTGGACGTCGTTCGGCTCCTGGACGTCTCCCTCACCAAACCCGGCGTCATCGGTGCCGAACGCATTCTCACCCGGGTGCGGGAGATCCTCGGCGACACCGTGATCGAGGACCTGCCGATCCCGTTCACGGCCATCGCCACCGACCTGTCCGCCGGTCGCGCGGTGTGGTTCCAGCGCGGCAACCTCGCCGACGCATTGCGTGCGTCGATCGCGATCCCGGGAGTGATCAGCCCGCACGAACACAAGGGACGGCTGCTTGCCGATGGCGGCATCCTCGACCCGCTGCCCGTCGCGCCGACCTCGGGCGTCCCGAGCGACGTCACGATCGGCGTGATCATCGGCTCCGACGGCGGGCCCGAGACGGGTGCCAGCCGGCAGCCCAAGGCCAAGGGCCTGCTGCGACGCAACGTCGCGCCCATCCTCGACAACGAGTTCGTGCGCTCGGTGCGTGACCGATTCGGCTCGGAGACCGGAGACCCCGCGGAGACCGGGTCCGCGAACGCCGAGGTTGCGACGGACGGCGCCGACGAGGTCGCTCCGGCTGCCGTCCCCGACGAGGAGGGTGCGGTCCTGGTCGACACCGCCGCGGTGTCCCCGGACACCGCCGACGAGCCCCAACGGATGGGCCGGGTCGAGGTGCTCAGCCGGTCGCTCGACATCATGCAGGATGCGCTCACCCGCTACCAGGTCGCCGGCTACCCGCCCGACGTCCTGATCCGGGTGCCTCGCCGCACGGTCCGCACCCTCGACTTCCACAAGGCCACCGAGATGATCGATCTCGGCCGCGAGCTCACCGCGAAGGCCCTCGACGAGTTGCCCGAGCTGCCATGA
- a CDS encoding universal stress protein, whose product MNAILVGVDGSEAATGAVRWAAKAAAAEGLDLKIVGAYDASTSDYAPGLIIPQDVVDAIRQDASDAVHAANDVAKTAAPNVSITTSIVDGDAARVLLELGKDAPMIVVGTRRLGSVKGLFLGSVSINVAAHAHGRVAVVAAEGSDTGPVVVGVDGSPISDVAVAEAFRQASLRNATLVAVHTWTPLDADALHGYGIGPEEVERMTQDAVEVLAERLAGYAQDYPDVRVERRVLPEEPAKALLDAAGADAQLVVVGSRGRGGFRGLMLGSTSQKVMHNAECPVLVVRN is encoded by the coding sequence ATGAACGCGATACTCGTCGGCGTGGATGGTTCGGAAGCCGCCACCGGCGCTGTGCGTTGGGCGGCCAAAGCCGCGGCGGCAGAAGGTCTCGATCTCAAGATCGTCGGCGCCTACGACGCGAGCACCAGCGACTACGCGCCCGGCCTGATCATCCCGCAGGACGTCGTCGACGCCATCCGGCAAGACGCATCGGACGCCGTGCACGCCGCGAACGACGTCGCCAAGACGGCGGCGCCGAACGTCAGTATCACGACGTCGATCGTGGACGGGGACGCGGCGCGCGTGCTCCTCGAGCTGGGCAAGGACGCCCCGATGATCGTGGTCGGCACCCGCCGGCTGGGCAGCGTGAAGGGCCTGTTCCTCGGCTCGGTGAGCATCAACGTCGCAGCCCACGCGCACGGCCGCGTGGCCGTCGTCGCCGCCGAGGGCTCTGACACCGGTCCCGTCGTGGTCGGTGTGGACGGCTCGCCGATCAGCGACGTGGCCGTCGCCGAGGCGTTCCGGCAGGCGTCGCTGCGCAACGCGACGCTCGTCGCGGTCCACACCTGGACCCCGCTCGACGCCGACGCCCTGCACGGGTACGGGATCGGGCCCGAAGAGGTCGAGCGGATGACCCAGGACGCGGTCGAGGTGCTCGCCGAGCGGCTGGCCGGGTATGCACAGGACTACCCGGACGTCCGGGTGGAACGCCGCGTGCTGCCCGAGGAGCCGGCGAAGGCTCTGCTCGATGCGGCCGGAGCCGACGCCCAGCTCGTCGTCGTCGGTAGCCGCGGACGTGGCGGATTCCGCGGACTCATGCTCGGCTCGACCAGTCAGAAGGTCATGCACAACGCCGAATGCCCGGTGCTGGTGGTGCGCAACTGA
- a CDS encoding protein kinase domain-containing protein: MATVEIPQQLADFTVLQKLGVGGNGTFYLAVPPARLGLATDRVVVKVFSGVCSDDAYRRGVRELRAFAAVASPYLAGLYDAVLQGQFMYAMEFFPMGSLGTPARPLSRDESLAAVADAARGVDALHEAGIAHANITPSSIMVTETGGKISDLGLARVLAADEPITSFAQPGAVQYMDPALLAGDVPSRATDIWSLGACLHRALAGEGVYGEVPDAQPLLAIRAALSTPPALSEKLDRDERTLIANCLALAGSRPSTALQVAERIDALRGR; the protein is encoded by the coding sequence ATGGCCACAGTCGAGATCCCGCAACAGCTCGCGGATTTCACCGTGCTCCAGAAGCTCGGAGTCGGCGGCAACGGAACGTTCTACCTCGCCGTGCCGCCCGCACGCCTGGGCCTGGCGACCGACCGCGTGGTGGTCAAGGTGTTCAGCGGGGTGTGCAGCGACGACGCCTACCGTCGCGGCGTCCGCGAACTGCGTGCGTTCGCCGCGGTCGCCTCGCCGTACCTGGCCGGTCTGTACGACGCGGTTCTGCAGGGCCAGTTCATGTATGCGATGGAGTTCTTCCCGATGGGATCGCTCGGCACACCCGCGCGTCCCCTCAGCCGGGACGAAAGTCTGGCCGCCGTTGCCGACGCGGCGCGTGGTGTCGACGCCCTGCACGAGGCCGGCATCGCCCATGCCAACATCACCCCGTCGAGCATCATGGTGACCGAGACGGGCGGGAAGATCTCCGATCTCGGTCTCGCCAGGGTGCTCGCGGCCGACGAACCGATCACCAGCTTCGCCCAGCCCGGGGCCGTGCAGTACATGGACCCGGCTCTGCTGGCCGGTGACGTGCCGTCCCGCGCGACCGACATCTGGTCTCTCGGTGCGTGTCTGCACCGAGCGCTCGCCGGTGAGGGGGTGTACGGCGAGGTGCCGGACGCCCAGCCGCTGCTGGCGATCCGGGCCGCCCTGTCGACCCCACCAGCGCTGTCGGAGAAGCTCGACCGCGACGAGCGCACGCTGATCGCGAACTGTCTGGCGCTGGCCGGAAGCCGGCCGTCGACCGCGCTGCAGGTGGCCGAACGGATCGACGCACTGCGGGGTCGCTGA
- a CDS encoding EamA family transporter → MSGPVQTRGHRPSVGIALALISSACFAISGVLARAMIESGWSAGATVTVRIAVGAAVLAVPGLLAFRDRQPLLPPPVPPQSSARSWWVLIAYGLLAVAGCQLAYFYAVTYLQVGVALLIEYTAPVAVLVWMWLRHAQRPTRVTVFGAALAIAGLALVLDLTGEVSISVVGVLWALAAMVGAAAYFVISADERTGLPPLALAAGGLVIGAVTLAAAGLVGALPMTASTSAVRIGDLSLPWWAPLLMLGVVSAAMAYAFGIAAGRMLGARVMSFVALSEVLFAVLFAWLALDELPAPIQLLGGLLIVAGVVLVRLG, encoded by the coding sequence GTGAGCGGCCCTGTCCAGACCCGTGGTCACCGACCGTCCGTCGGTATCGCGCTGGCGCTGATCTCGTCCGCCTGCTTCGCCATCTCCGGGGTCCTGGCCCGGGCGATGATCGAGTCCGGGTGGTCGGCGGGAGCGACCGTGACCGTGCGCATCGCGGTGGGTGCTGCCGTACTCGCGGTTCCCGGGTTGCTCGCCTTCCGAGACCGACAGCCCCTGCTGCCACCGCCGGTGCCCCCACAATCCTCCGCCCGATCCTGGTGGGTGCTGATCGCCTACGGACTACTGGCCGTCGCGGGATGCCAGCTGGCCTACTTCTATGCTGTGACCTACCTGCAGGTCGGCGTGGCTCTGCTGATCGAGTACACCGCACCGGTCGCGGTCCTGGTGTGGATGTGGCTGCGGCACGCTCAGCGACCCACCCGCGTCACCGTGTTCGGGGCCGCTCTCGCGATCGCCGGCCTCGCCCTGGTCCTCGACCTCACCGGGGAGGTCTCGATCAGCGTCGTGGGCGTCCTGTGGGCTCTGGCCGCGATGGTGGGTGCTGCCGCCTACTTCGTGATCTCGGCGGACGAACGAACCGGCCTGCCGCCCCTCGCGCTCGCGGCCGGCGGTCTCGTGATCGGTGCGGTCACGCTCGCCGCGGCCGGGCTCGTCGGAGCACTGCCGATGACGGCGTCGACCTCGGCGGTCCGCATCGGTGACCTCTCGCTGCCCTGGTGGGCGCCCCTGCTGATGCTGGGTGTCGTGTCGGCCGCGATGGCGTACGCCTTCGGGATCGCGGCCGGCCGGATGCTCGGCGCCCGGGTGATGTCGTTCGTCGCCCTGTCCGAGGTGTTGTTCGCGGTGTTGTTCGCCTGGCTCGCCCTCGACGAACTCCCGGCGCCGATCCAGCTCCTCGGTGGCCTGCTGATCGTCGCCGGTGTCGTGTTGGTCCGATTGGGGTGA
- a CDS encoding cation:proton antiporter, which produces MDKHTVAFLLLDVAVIIAAARVGGMIARAVRQPAVVGEIAAGIALGPSLLGLLPGNPDQWLFPEEVRPLLGGLAQIGLVLFMFIVGLELDMRLTRGRERAAASISACSIVLPFGLGAALGLLLYPSHDTVGGVEIERLGMVLFMGVAMSITAFPVLARILADRGMMRTVPGVFSLAAAAIDDILAWTLLAFIIAIIEGGSPLEVAKIVGMTLVYAAIMFGIVRPLLAKLVEWRDSAGRLTPDILAVILIGVFLSAAATDVIGIHQIFGAFMFGAVMPKVGAEQLHREILERLEQVSVLLLLPMFFVVTGLSVDLAGIGLSGLWQLGLVLVVAIAGKFLGAYAGARVSAIPTRQSAAIAVLMNTRGLTELVILSAGRDLGVLSDDLFAMLVVMALVTTVLTEPLLRLVYPDTVVASDIAAAERRALAAATAPRVLVVLRDPDGTVEDLRARHRRLLDCATGYDVVLAGLLTTTDNSARRLEVGVPVVPDFAAMASAVEKLNLLGASLTGAGSVSVLCRFGSDPATDLDAMARNANADVIVIDAADRALGQALRAAPVAIVDENAAAGAAPGRSVITCVVADGRSGRTAAVVAAGLALFGSRSLTIVSTGSRRRWLADLRPVIDRGVRVSLVEPKRHRGEDAAFTVAAADDPTHGRGPDLPVTVLDNTGTSEEALGNRMTTLYAEATAPSDPTPGAGTGHTTPSPERH; this is translated from the coding sequence ATGGACAAGCACACGGTCGCGTTCCTCCTCCTGGATGTCGCGGTCATCATCGCGGCCGCTCGCGTCGGCGGGATGATCGCGCGCGCGGTGCGGCAGCCGGCCGTCGTCGGCGAGATCGCGGCCGGGATCGCGCTGGGGCCCAGCCTTCTCGGGCTCCTGCCGGGGAATCCCGACCAGTGGCTGTTCCCCGAGGAGGTACGGCCACTCCTCGGTGGCCTGGCGCAGATCGGGCTCGTGCTGTTCATGTTCATCGTCGGGCTCGAACTCGACATGCGACTGACCCGCGGACGGGAGCGGGCGGCAGCGAGCATCTCGGCATGCTCGATCGTGCTGCCGTTCGGACTCGGTGCGGCGCTGGGACTTCTGTTGTACCCGTCGCATGACACCGTCGGCGGAGTCGAGATCGAACGGCTCGGCATGGTCCTGTTCATGGGTGTCGCGATGTCGATCACCGCATTTCCCGTGCTGGCGCGCATCCTCGCCGACCGCGGGATGATGCGGACCGTCCCCGGTGTTTTCAGCCTGGCCGCGGCCGCGATCGACGACATCCTCGCCTGGACCCTGCTCGCGTTCATCATCGCGATCATCGAGGGCGGCAGTCCGCTGGAGGTGGCGAAGATCGTCGGGATGACCCTGGTGTACGCGGCGATCATGTTCGGGATCGTGCGTCCGCTGCTGGCCAAGCTGGTCGAGTGGCGCGACTCGGCGGGACGCCTGACCCCGGACATACTCGCGGTCATCCTCATCGGCGTGTTCCTGTCCGCGGCCGCCACCGACGTCATCGGCATCCACCAGATCTTCGGTGCCTTCATGTTCGGCGCGGTGATGCCGAAGGTCGGTGCCGAACAGTTGCACCGCGAGATCCTGGAGCGGCTCGAACAGGTCAGCGTGCTCCTGTTGCTGCCCATGTTCTTCGTCGTCACCGGCCTGAGCGTCGATCTCGCAGGGATCGGACTGTCGGGACTCTGGCAGCTGGGCCTGGTGCTCGTCGTCGCGATCGCCGGCAAGTTCCTCGGCGCCTATGCGGGCGCCCGGGTCTCGGCAATTCCCACACGCCAGAGTGCGGCCATCGCGGTGTTGATGAACACCCGTGGGCTCACCGAGCTGGTGATCCTCTCGGCGGGACGCGATCTGGGCGTCCTCAGCGACGACCTCTTCGCGATGCTCGTGGTGATGGCGCTGGTGACGACGGTGCTGACCGAACCTCTCCTGCGGCTCGTCTACCCGGACACGGTGGTGGCCAGCGACATCGCCGCGGCGGAGCGTCGGGCGCTGGCCGCGGCGACCGCCCCGCGGGTGCTGGTGGTGTTGCGCGATCCCGACGGCACGGTCGAGGACCTGCGCGCACGACACCGTCGATTGCTGGACTGCGCAACGGGTTACGATGTCGTGCTGGCCGGGCTGCTCACCACGACGGACAACTCTGCCCGACGCCTCGAGGTCGGCGTGCCGGTGGTGCCCGATTTCGCGGCCATGGCCTCGGCCGTCGAGAAGCTGAACCTGCTCGGCGCCTCGCTGACCGGGGCCGGATCGGTGTCGGTCCTGTGCCGCTTCGGATCCGACCCGGCCACCGACCTCGATGCGATGGCCCGCAACGCCAACGCCGACGTGATCGTCATCGACGCCGCCGACCGCGCCCTGGGCCAGGCGTTGCGTGCGGCGCCGGTGGCGATCGTCGACGAGAACGCCGCAGCCGGTGCGGCGCCCGGTCGTAGCGTCATCACCTGCGTGGTCGCCGACGGCCGCAGCGGGCGGACCGCCGCCGTGGTGGCGGCCGGTCTGGCATTGTTCGGGTCGCGGTCCCTCACGATCGTGTCCACCGGTTCGCGGCGGCGCTGGCTCGCCGATCTGCGGCCCGTGATCGATCGCGGGGTGCGCGTCTCCCTCGTCGAGCCGAAGCGTCACCGCGGCGAGGACGCCGCCTTCACCGTCGCGGCCGCCGACGACCCCACCCACGGGCGCGGTCCGGACCTCCCGGTGACCGTCCTCGACAACACCGGGACCAGCGAAGAAGCACTGGGGAACCGGATGACCACGCTGTACGCCGAGGCGACGGCGCCGTCCGATCCCACGCCGGGCGCCGGCACCGGGCACACCACGCCATCACCAGAGAGGCACTGA